One region of Vidua chalybeata isolate OUT-0048 chromosome 26, bVidCha1 merged haplotype, whole genome shotgun sequence genomic DNA includes:
- the LOC128800249 gene encoding alpha-2-macroglobulin-like protein 1 isoform X3 gives MSGRMVELQPFGNSWWDSIPPVPWLLPRVSQLLRLSLPRSTEDTAPVALVALVALGSCCALTCRAELRSPGQPRSREGRLGGFLCSMGLFQVSVGPCWMCLSPRALLSLVPARSYVVVSPAVLYHPHPATLWVHLSDLQGPVQVHVQLQGDSGTPPTTLLRRKVLEPHLHLNVTFPAPAPAKGKEEIVALHVSIQGDSLDVSESKKVMLRALRPGIFIQTDKAVYKPGQEVKFRVVSLDKDLTPSKQKLPLVFLKDPSGNRIAQWRELSPRQGIVDLSLPLASEPALGTYTISVEGKSHSFSVEEYVLPKFEVTIHLPSVLWEQDEKFPVEICGRYTYGKPVQGKVQADLCLSQRLWSYQRQETCTQVTGQTEKNGCFSTEVSLAALKEMALGFRKELEVEASLVEDGTGLEMKSTKSCKVLRRTVTVTFENPDHVYKRGLPYTGMIRLQGADGSGLPQRQVLLSVRNQGKERTQSFLTDSSGRASFQLDPSGWSDLVSLRAQVSRTAENQEGSARLRSQGAFLTVMPYSSKSGSFLHIRDPEGELPCGHSQQVHVDSIFGKEALGSELENLDLVFMVLAKGTITSIFRKEVTAKPGQRASLSLELPIGHELAPMARLLVYVVLPNGEMVADFTELYVAKCFPNQVKMAFSEARALPGAVLRLQLGAAPGSLCAVRAVDRSVLLLKPEAELNAEAVYKALPEFNYPRSIQDEPCGFYWRDSKMETYKLFQGATLKLFTNAKTREHCPPRPPIVGMPGPGGEWEESRVVGGSNIYPEIKTVYSQAIPGIKDVEEPPAPRMYFPETWLWDLVPVGEGGSAEVTVTVPDAITEWEAGMFCMAPQGLGLSPAVTLTAFQPFFVELALPYAVVRHETFTLRATVFNYLRQCLRVQVTLAESAELEVSLSAGDTYSSCVCADEAKTFQWGVRATSLGEVNITVSTEALSSTEPCGNELPLVPAQGRVDTVIKPLLVQPGGILVEKTHSSLLCQEGAEEVSLEIPANILESSQRAHIAVMGYQRELLYKHDDGSYSAFGKSDSEGNTWLTAFVLKSFGQARAYVAIEERHITDALRWLQQRQKKSGCFQSMGKLFNNALQGGVSDELSLSAYVTAAMLELGLPKLEPVVRSALKCLEASPTDDPYTQALLAYVFGLVGLREQQQAQLQRLAQHSVSAEGLLYWRRKEQAQKPSELSWAAAAPAEVEMTAYVLLAYLSQPSVSPADLGTASQIVRWLCKQQNPYGGFASTQDTVVALQALAKYAALTYGSNGDITVTVTSPSGTVQDFVLDSSNRLVLQQAALPKLPGTYGLRARGQGCALAQVTLRYNVPPPPSTGAFELRVETEPLPGTPNPQFLLRLWARYSGERPATNMVVIEAKLPSGYSPDKKSMVELKRQNLVKKVEVQPDQVTIYLDQLNKKEETFSFRAQQDFLVSNLQPATVSLYDYYETGDRVDVAYTAPPSSGAGDGPETLPAALASSRAPLDGDTAPRQDVQPRGSCRPKDTHGFCSRPHDGRG, from the exons ATGTCTGGTAGGATGGTTGAGCTTCAGCCTTTTGGAAATTCTTGGTGGGATTCAATCCCTCCTGTGCCCTGGTTGCTGCCCAGGGTGTCCCAGCTGCTCAGGCTCTCCTTGCCCAGGAGCACTGAGGACACAGCCCCGgtggccctggtggccctggtggcTCTGGGGAGCTGTTGTGCCctcacctgcagagctgagctgaggagCCCAGGACAGCCCAGAAGCAGAGAGGGTAGGCTGGGGGGGTTCCTGTGCTCCATGGGGCTTTTCCAGGTCTCCGTGGGGCCGTGCTGGATGTGcctcagccccagggctcttctgtcccttgtccctgccAGGAGTTATGTGGTGGTGTCCCCGGCCGTGCTGTACCACCCTCACCCTGCCACGCTCTGGGTGCACCTCAGTGACCTCCAGGGGCCTGTCCAGGTCCACgtgcagctgcagggggacagTGGGACCCCTCCCACCACCCTGCTGAGGAGAAAGGTCCTGGAGCCTCATCTGCACCTGAACGTCACCTTCCCT gctccagcccctgccaaagggaaggaggaaatcGTGGCCCTGCACGTCTCCATCCAAGGAGATTCCCTGGATGTCTCCGAGTCGAAGAAGGTGATGCTGAGAGCTCTGAGACCCGGGATCTTCATCCAGACGGACAAGGCTGTCTACAAGCCTGGGCAGGAAG TGAAGTTCCGAGTTGTCTCTTTGGATAAAGACCTGACCCCCAGCAAGCAGAAG CTGCCCCTGGTGTTCCTGAAG GACCCCAGCGGGAATCGCATCGCACAGTGGCGGGAGCTGAGCCCTCGGCAGGGAATTGTGGATTTGTCCCTCCCGCTGGCCTCGGAGCCGGCCCTGGGCACCTATACCATCAGTGTGGAGGGGAAGAGCCATTCCTTCAGTGTGGAGGAATATG TGCTGCCCAAGTTTGAGGTAACCATTCATCTCCCCAGCgtgctgtgggagcaggacGAGAAGTTCCCGGTGGAGATTTGCGGGCG cTACACCTATGGGAAGCCCGTCCAGGGGAAGGTCCAGGCTGACTTGTGCCTCAGCCAGAGGCTCTGGTCTTACCAGAGGCAGGAGACCTGCACCCAGGTTACTGGGCAG ACAGAGAAGAACGGCTGCTTTTCCACAGAGGTTTCATTGGCCGCCTTAAAGGAGATGGCTTTGGGGTTCAGGAAGGAACTTGAAGTCGAGGCATCGCTGGTGGAGGATGGGACAG GGCTGGAGATGAAGAGCACCAAGAGCTGCAAGGTTTTACGCAGAACAGTCACGGTCACCTTTGAGAACCCCGATCACGTCTACAAGCGGGGCCTCCCCTACACCGGGATG ATCCGGCTGCAGGGAGCCGATGGCTCTGGGCTGCCCCAGAGGCAGGTCCTGCTCTCAGTCAGGAaccagggaaaagagaggacACAAAGCTTCCTGACGGACAGCTCAGGGAGAGCCTCCTTCCAGCTGGACCCCTCTGGTTGGAGTGACTTGGTCTCCTTGAGG GCTCAAGTCAGCAGGACAGCTGAGAACCAGGAAGGCTCGGCAAGACTCAGGTCCCAAGGTGCCTTTCTGACAGTCATGCCCTACTCGTCCAAGAGCGGGAGCTTCCTGCACATCCGTGACCCAGAGGGGGAGCTGCCCTGCGGCCATTCCCAGCAGGTCCACGTGGATTCCATCTTTGGCAAGGAGGCTTTAGGCAGTGAGCTGGAGAACCTGGATCTGGTTTTCATG GTCCTGGCCAAGGGGACCATTACCAGCATCTTCAGGAAAGAGGTCACTGCAAAGCCTG GACAGAGAGCCTccctctccctggagctgcccatcGGGCATGAGCTGGCACCCATGGCCAGGCTTCTGGTCTATGTGGTGCTACCCAACGGCGAGATGGTGGCTGATTTCACTGAGCTCTACGTGGCCAAGTGCTTCCCCAACCAG gtgAAGATGGCGTTTTCCGAGGCCAgggccctgcctggggcagtgctcaggctgcagctgggggctgccccgggctccctgtgtgctgtccgAGCTGTGGATCGCAGCGTGCTGCTTCTGAAGCCTGAGGCTGAGCTCAACGCTGAGGCC GTCTACAAAGCACTGCCTGAATTCAACTACCCCCGCAGCATCCAGGATGAACCATGTGGCTTTTACTGGCGGGACTCCAAGATGGAAACCTACAAGTTATTCCAG GGTGCAACACTGAAGCTCTTCACCAATGCCAAGACCAGGGAGCACTGCCCACCCAGGCCCCCCATCGTTGGAATGCCGGGTCCTGGAG gagAGTGGGAAGAATCCCGTGTAGTGGGGGGAAGCAATATTTATCCAGAAATTAAGACAGTGTACAGCCAAGCCATCCCAGGCATCAAGGATGTGGAAGagcccccagcacccaggaTGTACTTCCCAGAGACGTGGCTATGGGACCTGGTGCCTGTGGG GGAGGGCGGCTCTGCCGAGGTGACGGTGACAGTGCCCGATGCCATCACAGAGTGGGAGGCCGGGATGTTCTGTATGGCCCCACAGGGCCTGGGGTTGTCCCCTGCTGTCACCCTCACGGCCTTCCAGCCATTCTTCGTGGAGCTGGCGCTGCCCTACGCCGTGGTGCGCCACGAGACCTTCACCCTCAGGGCCACCGTCTTCAACTACCTGCGCCAGTGCCTGCGG GTTCAGGTGACGCTGGCAGAGTCGGCGGAGCTGGAGGTGTCACtgagtgctggggacacctacagcagctgtgtctgtgcagaTGAAGCCAAGACTTTCCAGTGGGGCGTGCGAGCCACCAGCCTGG GGGAGGTGAACATCACTGTGAGCACTGAAGCCCTCAGCTCCACCGAGCCTTGTGGCAACGAGCTGCCCCTGGTGCCGGCCCAGGGCCGTGTGGACACCGTGATAAAGCCCCTGCTGGTGCAG CCCGGGGGGATCCTGGTGGAGAAGActcacagctccctgctctgtcagGAAG gtgCTGAAGAAGTGTCCTTGGAGATTCCTGCAAACATCCTGGAGAGCTCCCAGAGAGCCCACATCGCCGTGATGG GGTACCAGCGGGAGCTGCTGTACAAACACGACGATGGCTCCTACAGCGCTTTTGGGAAGAGTGATTCTGAGGGCAATACCTG GCTGACAGCGTTTGTCCTCAAGTCCTTCGGGCAGGCCCGAGCCTACGTGGCCATCGAGGAGCGGCACATCACCGACGCGCTGCggtggctgcagcagcgccAGAAGAAGAGCGGCTGCTTCCAGAGCATGGGGAAACTCTTCAACAACGCCCTGCag GGTGGTGTCTCGGATGAACTCTCACTCTCGGCGTACGTGACGGCAGCGATGCTGGAGCTGGGACTGCCCAAGCTG GAGCCAGTGGTGCGCTCAGCCCTCAAGTGCCTGGAGGCTTCTCCCACGGACGACCCCTACACACAAGCCTTGCTCGCCTACGTGTTCGGGCTGGTGGGGCtgcgggagcagcagcaggcgCAGCTGCAGcgcctggcccagcacagcgtCAGTGCAG AAGGGCTGCTCTACTGGCGGAGGAAGGAGCAAGCTCAGAAGCCCTCGGAACTGTCCTGGGCCGCGGCTGCGCCGGCCGAGGTGGAGATGACAGCTTATGTCCTGCTGGCCTACCTGTCCCAGCCCTCAGTGTCTCCTGCTGACCTGGGAACAGCATCCCAGATTGTCCGCTGGCTCTGCAAGCAGCAGAACCCCTACGGGGGCTTTGCCTCCACGCAG GACACCGTGGTGGCCCTGCAAGCCCTGGCCAAATACGCCGCTCTGACCTATGGCAGCAATGGGGACatcacagtgacagtgacatcGCCCTCAGGGACGGTGCAGGACTTTGTGCTGGACAGCAGCAACcggctggtgctgcagcaggcGGCCCTGCCCAAGCTGCCGGGCACCTACGGGCTGCGAGCCCgcgggcagggctgtgccctggcacag GTGACCCTGCGCTATAACGTGCCCCCCCCTCCCAGCACGGGGGCATTTGAGCTGCGGGTGGAGACAGAGCCGCTGCCGGGCACACCGAACCCGCAGTTCCTGCTCCGCCTCTGGGCACG GTACAGTGGGGAGCGTCCTGCCACCAACATGGTTGTCATCGAGGCCAAGCTACCATCAGGCTACAGCCCGGACAAGAAATCCATGGTGGAG ctgaaGAGGCAGAACCTGGTGAAGAAAGTGGAGGTGCAGCCTGA
- the LOC128800249 gene encoding alpha-2-macroglobulin-like protein 1 isoform X4, with translation MSPALPILFTILLLSAGASGAPSYVVVSPAVLYHPHPATLWVHLSDLQGPVQVHVQLQGDSGTPPTTLLRRKVLEPHLHLNVTFPAPAPAKGKEEIVALHVSIQGDSLDVSESKKVMLRALRPGIFIQTDKAVYKPGQEVKFRVVSLDKDLTPSKQKLPLVFLKDPSGNRIAQWRELSPRQGIVDLSLPLASEPALGTYTISVEGKSHSFSVEEYVLPKFEVTIHLPSVLWEQDEKFPVEICGRYTYGKPVQGKVQADLCLSQRLWSYQRQETCTQVTGQTEKNGCFSTEVSLAALKEMALGFRKELEVEASLVEDGTGLEMKSTKSCKVLRRTVTVTFENPDHVYKRGLPYTGMIRLQGADGSGLPQRQVLLSVRNQGKERTQSFLTDSSGRASFQLDPSGWSDLVSLRAQVSRTAENQEGSARLRSQGAFLTVMPYSSKSGSFLHIRDPEGELPCGHSQQVHVDSIFGKEALGSELENLDLVFMVLAKGTITSIFRKEVTAKPGQRASLSLELPIGHELAPMARLLVYVVLPNGEMVADFTELYVAKCFPNQVKMAFSEARALPGAVLRLQLGAAPGSLCAVRAVDRSVLLLKPEAELNAEAVYKALPEFNYPRSIQDEPCGFYWRDSKMETYKLFQGATLKLFTNAKTREHCPPRPPIVGMPGPGGEWEESRVVGGSNIYPEIKTVYSQAIPGIKDVEEPPAPRMYFPETWLWDLVPVGEGGSAEVTVTVPDAITEWEAGMFCMAPQGLGLSPAVTLTAFQPFFVELALPYAVVRHETFTLRATVFNYLRQCLRVQVTLAESAELEVSLSAGDTYSSCVCADEAKTFQWGVRATSLGEVNITVSTEALSSTEPCGNELPLVPAQGRVDTVIKPLLVQPGGILVEKTHSSLLCQEGAEEVSLEIPANILESSQRAHIAVMGDILGNALQNLDSLLAMPYGCGEQNMVCFAPNIYIQQYLEKTGQLLPDIRAKAQGFLQSGYQRELLYKHDDGSYSAFGKSDSEGNTWLTAFVLKSFGQARAYVAIEERHITDALRWLQQRQKKSGCFQSMGKLFNNALQGGVSDELSLSAYVTAAMLELGLPKLEPVVRSALKCLEASPTDDPYTQALLAYVFGLVGLREQQQAQLQRLAQHSVSAEGLLYWRRKEQAQKPSELSWAAAAPAEVEMTAYVLLAYLSQPSVSPADLGTASQIVRWLCKQQNPYGGFASTQDTVVALQALAKYAALTYGSNGDITVTVTSPSGTVQDFVLDSSNRLVLQQAALPKLPGTYGLRARGQGCALAQVTLRYNVPPPPSTGAFELRVETEPLPGTPNPQFLLRLWARYSGERPATNMVVIEAKLPSGYSPDKKSMVELKRQNLVKKVEVQPDQVTIYLDQLNKKEETFSFRAQQDFLVSNLQPATVSLYDYYETGDRVDVAYTAPPSSGAGDGPETLPAALASSRAPLDGDTAPRQDVQPRGSCRPKDTHGFCSRPHDGRG, from the exons AtgtctccagcccttcccattCTCTTCACCATCCTGCTCCTCTCAGCCGGGGCCTCTGGAGCACC GAGTTATGTGGTGGTGTCCCCGGCCGTGCTGTACCACCCTCACCCTGCCACGCTCTGGGTGCACCTCAGTGACCTCCAGGGGCCTGTCCAGGTCCACgtgcagctgcagggggacagTGGGACCCCTCCCACCACCCTGCTGAGGAGAAAGGTCCTGGAGCCTCATCTGCACCTGAACGTCACCTTCCCT gctccagcccctgccaaagggaaggaggaaatcGTGGCCCTGCACGTCTCCATCCAAGGAGATTCCCTGGATGTCTCCGAGTCGAAGAAGGTGATGCTGAGAGCTCTGAGACCCGGGATCTTCATCCAGACGGACAAGGCTGTCTACAAGCCTGGGCAGGAAG TGAAGTTCCGAGTTGTCTCTTTGGATAAAGACCTGACCCCCAGCAAGCAGAAG CTGCCCCTGGTGTTCCTGAAG GACCCCAGCGGGAATCGCATCGCACAGTGGCGGGAGCTGAGCCCTCGGCAGGGAATTGTGGATTTGTCCCTCCCGCTGGCCTCGGAGCCGGCCCTGGGCACCTATACCATCAGTGTGGAGGGGAAGAGCCATTCCTTCAGTGTGGAGGAATATG TGCTGCCCAAGTTTGAGGTAACCATTCATCTCCCCAGCgtgctgtgggagcaggacGAGAAGTTCCCGGTGGAGATTTGCGGGCG cTACACCTATGGGAAGCCCGTCCAGGGGAAGGTCCAGGCTGACTTGTGCCTCAGCCAGAGGCTCTGGTCTTACCAGAGGCAGGAGACCTGCACCCAGGTTACTGGGCAG ACAGAGAAGAACGGCTGCTTTTCCACAGAGGTTTCATTGGCCGCCTTAAAGGAGATGGCTTTGGGGTTCAGGAAGGAACTTGAAGTCGAGGCATCGCTGGTGGAGGATGGGACAG GGCTGGAGATGAAGAGCACCAAGAGCTGCAAGGTTTTACGCAGAACAGTCACGGTCACCTTTGAGAACCCCGATCACGTCTACAAGCGGGGCCTCCCCTACACCGGGATG ATCCGGCTGCAGGGAGCCGATGGCTCTGGGCTGCCCCAGAGGCAGGTCCTGCTCTCAGTCAGGAaccagggaaaagagaggacACAAAGCTTCCTGACGGACAGCTCAGGGAGAGCCTCCTTCCAGCTGGACCCCTCTGGTTGGAGTGACTTGGTCTCCTTGAGG GCTCAAGTCAGCAGGACAGCTGAGAACCAGGAAGGCTCGGCAAGACTCAGGTCCCAAGGTGCCTTTCTGACAGTCATGCCCTACTCGTCCAAGAGCGGGAGCTTCCTGCACATCCGTGACCCAGAGGGGGAGCTGCCCTGCGGCCATTCCCAGCAGGTCCACGTGGATTCCATCTTTGGCAAGGAGGCTTTAGGCAGTGAGCTGGAGAACCTGGATCTGGTTTTCATG GTCCTGGCCAAGGGGACCATTACCAGCATCTTCAGGAAAGAGGTCACTGCAAAGCCTG GACAGAGAGCCTccctctccctggagctgcccatcGGGCATGAGCTGGCACCCATGGCCAGGCTTCTGGTCTATGTGGTGCTACCCAACGGCGAGATGGTGGCTGATTTCACTGAGCTCTACGTGGCCAAGTGCTTCCCCAACCAG gtgAAGATGGCGTTTTCCGAGGCCAgggccctgcctggggcagtgctcaggctgcagctgggggctgccccgggctccctgtgtgctgtccgAGCTGTGGATCGCAGCGTGCTGCTTCTGAAGCCTGAGGCTGAGCTCAACGCTGAGGCC GTCTACAAAGCACTGCCTGAATTCAACTACCCCCGCAGCATCCAGGATGAACCATGTGGCTTTTACTGGCGGGACTCCAAGATGGAAACCTACAAGTTATTCCAG GGTGCAACACTGAAGCTCTTCACCAATGCCAAGACCAGGGAGCACTGCCCACCCAGGCCCCCCATCGTTGGAATGCCGGGTCCTGGAG gagAGTGGGAAGAATCCCGTGTAGTGGGGGGAAGCAATATTTATCCAGAAATTAAGACAGTGTACAGCCAAGCCATCCCAGGCATCAAGGATGTGGAAGagcccccagcacccaggaTGTACTTCCCAGAGACGTGGCTATGGGACCTGGTGCCTGTGGG GGAGGGCGGCTCTGCCGAGGTGACGGTGACAGTGCCCGATGCCATCACAGAGTGGGAGGCCGGGATGTTCTGTATGGCCCCACAGGGCCTGGGGTTGTCCCCTGCTGTCACCCTCACGGCCTTCCAGCCATTCTTCGTGGAGCTGGCGCTGCCCTACGCCGTGGTGCGCCACGAGACCTTCACCCTCAGGGCCACCGTCTTCAACTACCTGCGCCAGTGCCTGCGG GTTCAGGTGACGCTGGCAGAGTCGGCGGAGCTGGAGGTGTCACtgagtgctggggacacctacagcagctgtgtctgtgcagaTGAAGCCAAGACTTTCCAGTGGGGCGTGCGAGCCACCAGCCTGG GGGAGGTGAACATCACTGTGAGCACTGAAGCCCTCAGCTCCACCGAGCCTTGTGGCAACGAGCTGCCCCTGGTGCCGGCCCAGGGCCGTGTGGACACCGTGATAAAGCCCCTGCTGGTGCAG CCCGGGGGGATCCTGGTGGAGAAGActcacagctccctgctctgtcagGAAG gtgCTGAAGAAGTGTCCTTGGAGATTCCTGCAAACATCCTGGAGAGCTCCCAGAGAGCCCACATCGCCGTGATGG gtgacatCCTGGGCAATGCCCTGCAGAACCTGGACAGTCTCCTGGCCATGCCCTACGGCTGTGGGGAGCAGAACATGGTTTGCTTTGCCCCCAACATCTACATCCAGCAGTACCTGGAGAAGACCGGGCAGCTGCTGCCCGACATCCGCGCCAAGGCACAGGGGTTCCTGCAGAGTG GGTACCAGCGGGAGCTGCTGTACAAACACGACGATGGCTCCTACAGCGCTTTTGGGAAGAGTGATTCTGAGGGCAATACCTG GCTGACAGCGTTTGTCCTCAAGTCCTTCGGGCAGGCCCGAGCCTACGTGGCCATCGAGGAGCGGCACATCACCGACGCGCTGCggtggctgcagcagcgccAGAAGAAGAGCGGCTGCTTCCAGAGCATGGGGAAACTCTTCAACAACGCCCTGCag GGTGGTGTCTCGGATGAACTCTCACTCTCGGCGTACGTGACGGCAGCGATGCTGGAGCTGGGACTGCCCAAGCTG GAGCCAGTGGTGCGCTCAGCCCTCAAGTGCCTGGAGGCTTCTCCCACGGACGACCCCTACACACAAGCCTTGCTCGCCTACGTGTTCGGGCTGGTGGGGCtgcgggagcagcagcaggcgCAGCTGCAGcgcctggcccagcacagcgtCAGTGCAG AAGGGCTGCTCTACTGGCGGAGGAAGGAGCAAGCTCAGAAGCCCTCGGAACTGTCCTGGGCCGCGGCTGCGCCGGCCGAGGTGGAGATGACAGCTTATGTCCTGCTGGCCTACCTGTCCCAGCCCTCAGTGTCTCCTGCTGACCTGGGAACAGCATCCCAGATTGTCCGCTGGCTCTGCAAGCAGCAGAACCCCTACGGGGGCTTTGCCTCCACGCAG GACACCGTGGTGGCCCTGCAAGCCCTGGCCAAATACGCCGCTCTGACCTATGGCAGCAATGGGGACatcacagtgacagtgacatcGCCCTCAGGGACGGTGCAGGACTTTGTGCTGGACAGCAGCAACcggctggtgctgcagcaggcGGCCCTGCCCAAGCTGCCGGGCACCTACGGGCTGCGAGCCCgcgggcagggctgtgccctggcacag GTGACCCTGCGCTATAACGTGCCCCCCCCTCCCAGCACGGGGGCATTTGAGCTGCGGGTGGAGACAGAGCCGCTGCCGGGCACACCGAACCCGCAGTTCCTGCTCCGCCTCTGGGCACG GTACAGTGGGGAGCGTCCTGCCACCAACATGGTTGTCATCGAGGCCAAGCTACCATCAGGCTACAGCCCGGACAAGAAATCCATGGTGGAG ctgaaGAGGCAGAACCTGGTGAAGAAAGTGGAGGTGCAGCCTGA